From Dermatophagoides farinae isolate YC_2012a chromosome 10, ASM2471394v1, whole genome shotgun sequence, a single genomic window includes:
- the LOC124491006 gene encoding uncharacterized protein LOC124491006, with product MMMNVTNSEEALKSYCKSKGYEKPIYEIISRASTRLDDNTYRHKHYICSVTVNGKHLANGDGFSKRIARKKAAMYGLQNLRILEMSNFFNVFRDILPQRAIGYGQRESTNVQFSPSVEIEEMLSIENVYNEILSPAVQNNCPKSPDKQLSNIEETTKKSTTDGNDVDNVVVVGENQHPPTKINETNSNSRRDSDPSQDLILAAIAKLRSYDEVVDEIKTHHNGNNNNDKDKQESKVIKFIVKENVEQMQQVTKEILNLNLDGNNNNNNNSDDDNGKSIEYIDDVRCSPLDMKTVLMEKIKSSSSGKTDEKIYKI from the coding sequence atgatgatgaacgtgaCCAACTCGGAAGAAGCTTTAAAATCTTATTGTAAATCAAAAGGTTATGAGAAACCAATCTATGAGATTATATCGCGTGCTTCAACGCGTTTGGATGATAATACCTATCGCCATAAACATTATATTTGTTCGGTTACAGTGAATGGAAAACATCTGGCCAATGGAGACGGTTTTAGTAAACGCattgcaagaaaaaaagcagCAATGTATGGGCTACAAAATCTTCGAATTTTGGAGATgagcaattttttcaatgtattcAGAGATATTCTGCCACAACGTGCCATTGGATATGGCCAACGAGAATCAACAAACGTTCAATTTAGCCCATCCgttgaaattgaagaaatgTTGAGCATCGAAAATGTTTATAATGAAATTCTATCACCGGCTGTTCAAAATAATTGTCCAAAATCTCCTGATAAACAATTGTCAAACATAGaagaaacaacaaagaaatcAACGACTGATGGCAATGATGTTGACAATGTCGTTGTGGTAGGCGAAAATCAACATCCACCTacgaaaattaatgaaacgAATTCGAATAGCCGTCGAGATAGTGATCCATCACAGGATTTAATTCTAGCTGCTATTGCCAAATTAAGAAGCTATGATGAAGTGGTAGACGAGATAAAAACCCATCATAAtggtaacaacaacaatgataaggATAAACAAGAATCCAAAGtgataaaatttattgtcAAAGAAAATGTTGAACAAATGCAACAAGTAACGAAAGAAATTCTCAATTTAAATCTCgatggcaataataataataataataatagtgatgatgataatggcaaaTCTATcgaatatattgatgatgttcgTTGTTCTCCATTGGATATGAAAACGGTGCtcatggaaaaaattaaatcaagtTCTTCCGGCAAAACGGATGAAAAAATCTACAAGATTTAA
- the LOC124491004 gene encoding mannosyl-oligosaccharide 1,2-alpha-mannosidase IA: MPRIRTLTTVLFLIIVPSLFIYYFYYDSVSSSIITRYQPSSSTEYVQQLIDGDGAQQPPSSLPQQQQQLPPMDDPQHKYAAVWRHATNIYNHPASNVQNDSSTSSSLLRSSATMLENLLNRNREREFTYAQITPPSMPSPNETMDPDPEIESHRQFVKKMMKEAWDNYVLYAWGYNELQPQSRNKKMDSIFGPTKLGLTIVDSMDTLFLMDMKQEFELGRQWVAQELDFESTPTETSVFETIIRYVGGLLTCFALTGDPMFLYKSRQVAQALLPAYNTATGIPNGLIIPKTGKAYHHTWASGAILSEFGSHHLEYTYLSDMTGDRRFHDRVKRIRSVLNNAEKPNGLYLLMLDEETGRWTDNKVSLGALGDSFYEYLIKAYVQSGHRDRQALQMYTDAMDAIDRSGMINQSASGHLTYVSDLVFGKPTNKMQHLTCFAGGMYMLGVHHMAGNSAVGIDIPDNVVRDDSAPKTLANLTAAEYSRLQRHFGLAVNLTETCYQSYHRTPTHLGPESFYFNEKVEAINPNGDYYILRPEVIESYFIMWRLTHDNRYREYAWEAAQAIYEHCRTESGYAGIYNVMHKPAIKDNTQQSFFLAETLKYLYLIFSNDKLLSLDEWVFNTEAHPLPICGHNSAYPASTCINNNNNNNNNGRT; the protein is encoded by the exons atgcCTCGAATTCGGACATTAACGACGGTtctatttttgattatcgtGCCTagtctatttatttattatttctattatgattctgtatcatcatcgataattacCCGATATCAGCCATCAAGCAGTACTGAATATGTACAACAATtaattgatggtgatggtgctcaacaaccaccatcatcactacctcaacaacaacaacaactaccaCCAATGGACGATCCACAGCATAAGTATGCTGCCGTTTGGAGACATGCGACCaatatttataatcatcCAGCATCAAATGTTCAAAATGATTCTTCAAcctcatcatctttattgaGATCATCGGCTACAATGCTCGAGAATCTGCTCAATCGTAATCGAGAACGTGAATTTACTTATGCTCAAATTACACCGCCATCAATGCCATCTCCGAATGAAACAATGGATCCAGATCCTGAAATTGAAAGTCATCGACAATTTGttaaaaagatgatgaaagagGCTTGGGACAATTATGTGCTTTATGCTTGGGGATATAATGAACTACAGCCACAGTCacgtaataaaaaaatggattctaTTTTTGGTCCAACCAAACTGGGCCTTACAATTGTCGATTCAATGGACACATTGTTTCTGATGGACATGAAACAGGAATTTGAACTGGGTCGCCAGTGGGTGGCACAAGAATTAGATTTTGAATCCACACCAACTGAAACATCAGTGTTTGAAACAATCATTCGTTATGTTGGTGGCCTGTTAACCTGTTTTGCTTTGACTGGTGATCCAATGTTTCTATACAAATCTCGCCAAGTTGCTCAAGCTTTATTACCTGCATACAATACTGCCACTG GTATTCCAAACGGTTTAATCATTCCGAAAACTGGCAAAGCTTATCACCATACATGGGCTAGTGGTGCTATATTATCTGAATTCGGATCACATCATTTGGAATATACATATCTAAGTGATATGACAGGTGACCGGCGTTTTCATGATCGTGTCAAACGAATCCGATCTGTTTTGAACAATGCCGAAAAACCAAATGGCCTCTATCTATTGATGTTGGATGAAGAAACCGGTCGTTGGACCGATAATAAAGTATCATTAGGTGCACTTGGTGATAGTTTCTACGAATATCTCATCAAAGCGTATGTTCAATCTGGTCATCGTGATCGGCAAGCCTTACAGATGTACACTGACGCTATGGATGCAATCGATCGTTCTggaatgatcaatcaatcagctTCAGGCCATTTGACTTATGTTTCTGACTTGGTGTTTGGAAAACCAACTAATAAAATGCAACATTTGACCTGTTTTGCCGGTGGAATGTACATGTTGGGCGTTCATCATATGGCCGGTAACTCTGCTGTAGGAATCGATATTCCAGACAATGTTGTACGTGATGATAGTGCGCCAAAAACTTTAGCCAATCTGACAGCTGCCGAATATAGTCGACTACAACGGCATTTTGGTTTGGCTGTTAATCTCACCGAAACCTGTTATCAATCATATCATCGAACACCGACACATTTGGGGCCAGAATCATTCTACTTTAACGAAAAAGTTGAAGCCATTAATCCGAATGGAGATTATTACATTCTTAG GCCTGAAGTTATTGAAAGTTATTTTATCATGTGGCGATTAACACATGACAATCGATATCGAGAATATGCATGGGAAGCTGCACAGGCAATTTATGAACATTGTCGAACAGAATCCGGTTATGCAGGCATATATAATGTGATGCACAAACCAGCCATCAAGGACAATACTCAGCAAAGTTTTTTCCTGGCCGAAACACTCAAATATTTATAtcttattttttccaatgataaaTTGCTATCATTGGATGAATGGGTTTTCAATACTGAAGCTCATCCGCTGCCAATATGTGGTCATAATTCGGCATATCCTGCCTCTACttgcatcaacaacaataataataataataataatggccgAACCTAG
- the LOC124489867 gene encoding presenilin-2, protein MTNEKKKKLQTMTKSPTSAEQESENETIFSSTFSTLSDDAKMLPMDSMTIVRQLATSSVLVIAPVALTLLLVIISVHIQCILNYCPHIPIDELIPVFSKTDTHDFNANAANALKNTGVLLSYIIVATFFLLALIYFRLYKILVAFGVFLVIMLCTMKSLIYWHNLLFFLDFAIDNFTIGILVWNLVVTGLIIFFILKSPLLVQQIYLIYISLLVSNFIITLLSPSTAWVLLIFLIVWDMIAVLTPCGPLNLMLKLIRKRQRMNEKVYVPPVLIYSTMIFDYVSIFNEQSAQRISPTTTVTSPKVAEKRYQTKHRPNLGLGDFIFYSLLMGQVRQAYTLITVCFAGLSILAGLIGTLAILAWSRRPLPALPISLSIAIIVVIISGSFTEPFALYLNSNLIFI, encoded by the exons AtgacgaacgaaaaaaagaaaaaattacaaacaatgacaaaaagTCCTACGTCTGCTGAACAAGAAAGCGAAAATGAAACCATCTTCTCATCAACGTTTTCAACATTGTCTGATGATGCAAAAATGTTGCCAATGGATTCGATGACAATCGTACGGCAACTGGCTACATCATCAGTATTGGTCATTGCTCCCGTGGCTTTAACATTATTGTTGGTTATCATATCGGTTCATATTCAGTGCATATTGAATTATTGTCCACATATACCTATTGATGAACTAATACCGGTGTTTTCCAAGACCGATACACATGATTTCAATGCAAATGCTGCAAATGCATTGAAAAATACTGGTGTTCTATTGAGCTACATAATTGTAGCCACATTTTTCCTACTTGCACTAATCTATTTCCGTTTATATAAAATACTGGTTGCTTTTGGTGTATTCTTGGTCATCATGTTGTGCACAATGAAATCATTAATCTATTGGCATAatctattgttttttctcgattttgccattgataattttacCATTGGAATTTTAGTCTGGAATCTGGTTGTCACCG GtttgatcatattttttattctcaaaAGTCCTTTACTCGTACAACAAATCTATCTGATCTACATAAGTTTATTGGTCagtaattttatcatcacttTATTATCGCCATCTACCGCTTGggttttattgatttttttaatcgTATGGGATATGATTGCCGTATTAACACCATGTGGTCCATTGAATCTGATGCTtaaattgattcgaaaacggcaaagaatgaatgaaaaagtcTATGTACCACCTGTACTCATCTATTCGACTATGATTTTCGATTATGTGTCTATTTTTAATGAACAGAGTGCACAACGTAtctcaccaacaacaacagtgacATCACCGAAAGTAGCAGAAAAACGTTACCAAACTAAACATCGTCCAAATCTTGGTCTTGgcgatttcattttctatagTCTATTGATGGGACAGGTTCGTCAAGCATATACATTGATCACGGTTTGTTTTGCTGGTCTTTCCATCCTGGCTGGATTGATTGGAACATTAGCCATATTAGCATGGTCACGACGTCCTTTACCAGCATTACcaatatcattatcgattgcCATTATTGTAGTCATTATTTCCGGTTCATTCACTGAACCATTTGCGCtatatttaaattcaaatttaattttcatataa
- the alphaSnap gene encoding alpha-soluble NSF attachment protein, with protein MGDQGQKGVQFLEEAQKKLKNTQGFLSSIFGGGSRIDEAIDLYVRAANSFKMAKKWAEAGNAFIEAAQLHLKQNNKHDAGTLFVDAANCFKKVDPSQSIRCLEKTIELYQDMGRFTTAAKHHISIAEIYESELVDFEKTVLHYQTAADYYQGEESKVSANRCLLKVAQFSALKADFQKSAEIYEQVAGTCIESPLLKYSAKEHYFRAALCHMCVDVLNAENAVKKYQDSFPHFTESRECKFLQTLINKIEENDAEGFTQAIQDYDSISPLDSWFTNLLLRIKQNIESEPDLK; from the exons ATGGGCGATCAAGGACAAAAAGGTGTACAATTTCTGGAGGAAGCTCagaaaaagttgaaaaataCACAAGGATTTTTATCCTCAATTTTTGG gGGTGGATCCAGAATCGATGAGGCAATAGATCTTTATGTTAGGGCAGccaattcatttaaaatggCTAAAAAATGGGCAG AGGCTGGAAATGCATTCATTGAAGCAGCTCAACTTCATCTAAAACAGAATAACAAACATGATGCCGGAactttgtttgttgatgcgGCCAATTGTTTTAAAAAAGTTGATCCAAGCCAATCGATACGATGTCTGGagaaaacaattgaattgtatCAAGATATGGGACGATTTACCACCGCTGCCAAACATCACATATCGATTGCAGAGATTTACGAATCAGAATTGGTGGATTTTGAGAAAACGGTTCTACATTATCAAACGGCAgctgattattatcaagGTGAAGAATCAAAAGTTAGCGCCAATCGGTGTCTGTTGAAAGTGGCACAATTTTCGGCTCTTAAGGCCGATTTTCAAAAG TCGGCTGAAATCTACGAACAAGTGGCTGGTACTTGTATCGAATCACCATTGTTGAAATATTCGGCCAAAGAACATTATTTCCGTGCAGCTTTATGTCACATGTGTGTGGATGTATTGAACGCTGAGAATGCCGTCAAAAAATATCAGGATTCTTTTCCACATTTCACCGAATCACGTGAATGCAAATTTCTACaaacattgatcaataaGATTGAAGAGAATGATGCCGAAGGCTTTACACAGGCCATACAAGACTATGATTCCATTTCACCACTTGATTCATGGTTCACAAATCTTTTGTTGCgtatcaaacaaaatatcgAAAGCGAACCGGATCTCAAATAA